In Triticum aestivum cultivar Chinese Spring chromosome 5B, IWGSC CS RefSeq v2.1, whole genome shotgun sequence, the following proteins share a genomic window:
- the LOC123111301 gene encoding non-structural maintenance of chromosomes element 1 homolog isoform X1, with the protein MAAPYASAGAALPWTALGARLPRPFHRHLRRQEPRVKRTGGSNFNNCSMEDQLPFTMVEATHQQLFSDTLMKINNELRYLQFDLRACINQYDGIVYYGVVNNISDEESKLGSKYSVPQIAFYKGLLEAIVHEAGNDGSITSIEALNVRIDNQVVIADGTQDTQSRLPSSITNFLFSQKEKTLTELIQDRWLAYTSEGKIGLGIRSFLDLRSWFRSNDIPSCEVCNEAGIKASTCSKEGCNVRIHIYCLKKKFPQRKASRACPHCATEWPQQEGEDEGNEEANEPGGEGQEAPSADPPSRRKRRVKAELAEEAEEAGPSTAVPRRSSRMAKAEEAASADASQPARSSKRRKK; encoded by the exons GCGGCAAGAACCCCG agtaaaaaggaccggagggagtaactTTAATAATTGTTCAATGGAGGATCAACTGCCATTCACAATGGTTGAAG CCACTCACCAGCAACTATTCAGTGATACACTTATGAAGATCAACAATGAGCTACGGTATTTGCAGTTTGATCTGCGAGCATGTATAAACCAGTATGATGGAATAGTTTATTATGGAGTGGTCAACAACATTTCTGATGAAGAATCGAAGCTTGGCTCCAAGTATTCCGTACCACAGATTGCGTTCTACAAGGGACTG TTAGAAGCAATAGTTCATGAAGCTGGAAATGATGGGAGCATAACTAGTATTGAAGCTCTCAACGTCCGGATTGACAACCAG GTCGTGATTGCGGATGGTACACAAGACACTCAATCTCGTCTTCCTTCTTCTATCACAAACTTCTTGTTCTCTCAAAAGGAAAAGACTCTTACTGAACTGATACAAGATCGTTGGCTGGCGTATACCTCAGAGGGCAAGATTGGTCTTGGTATCAGATCATTTCTTGATCTCCGGAGCTGGTTTCGCAGCAATGATATCCCATCATGCGAGGTTTGCAATGAAGCTGGTATAAAG GCATCAACTTGTTCCAAGGAGGGATGCAATGTGAGAATCCATATCTACTGTCTGAAGAAGAAATTTCCACAGCGGAAG GCCTCGAGAGCTTGTCCCCACTGTGCCACTGAATGGCCCCAGCAGGAAGGCGAGGACGAGGGCAACGAGGAAGCGAATGAGCCCGGCGGGGAAGGTCAGGAGGCCCCATCGGCTGACCCTCCTTCGAGGAGGAAACGCAGAGTCAAGGCTGAACTGGCGGAAGAGGCTGAAGAAGCAGGcccgtcgaccgcggtgcccaggaGAAGTTCGAGGATGGCCAAAGCCGAGGAGGCAGCGTCTGCAGATGCTTCACAGCCGGCCAGGTCCTCAAAGAGAAGGAAGAAATGA